A portion of the Sphingobacterium spiritivorum genome contains these proteins:
- a CDS encoding sensor histidine kinase, protein MKAFLKSLFLGIVISAGISLLFSAYYLITYGNLDIQFYKSRGAQIGMIYGVMGYMLNSNLAAYIHSKVPNDNLWRKRLSYFIPGSILITVLMVFVVNCFFQVVFGELSFTEFLLRQHLATYIMTTLIALVVGLGFYAFYFYKAYKNAQIQKQKQIAGNATAQFESLKNQIDPHFLFNSLNVLTGLIEESPEKAVDFTTSLSRIYRYVLEQKDKELVPAQQELRFAQIFLNLLRLRFEEALIVEIDESNMEEEENIIPLSLQLLIENAIKHNVVSAARKLHIRIVKKDNYLYVSNNLQPKETLAESTGIGLSNIISRYQLLTTEEVIINDQNGNFEVGLPLLSVKSES, encoded by the coding sequence ATGAAAGCCTTTCTTAAATCATTATTTCTGGGAATAGTAATAAGTGCGGGCATATCCCTATTATTCTCGGCCTATTATCTCATCACTTACGGTAATCTGGATATTCAGTTTTACAAATCCAGAGGGGCACAGATCGGAATGATCTATGGGGTAATGGGATATATGCTAAATAGCAATCTGGCCGCCTATATTCACAGCAAAGTACCCAATGATAACCTGTGGCGTAAACGGTTATCGTATTTTATACCAGGTAGTATCCTGATTACTGTATTGATGGTCTTTGTGGTCAATTGCTTTTTTCAGGTTGTTTTCGGAGAGCTTTCATTCACCGAATTTCTGCTGAGGCAGCACTTAGCGACTTATATCATGACAACTCTTATTGCCTTAGTCGTTGGTCTCGGGTTTTATGCTTTCTATTTCTATAAAGCTTATAAAAATGCACAGATCCAGAAGCAGAAACAGATTGCAGGAAATGCCACCGCTCAATTTGAGTCTCTTAAGAATCAGATTGATCCGCACTTCCTGTTCAATAGTCTCAATGTTCTCACCGGACTGATTGAAGAGAGTCCGGAAAAGGCGGTGGACTTCACTACATCACTTTCCCGTATCTATCGTTATGTTTTGGAGCAAAAAGACAAAGAACTGGTACCCGCACAACAGGAACTAAGATTTGCACAAATCTTTCTCAATCTGCTCAGACTTCGTTTTGAGGAAGCCCTGATCGTAGAGATTGATGAAAGCAATATGGAAGAAGAAGAAAACATTATCCCCCTTTCTCTGCAGTTGCTTATCGAAAATGCAATCAAACATAATGTGGTCAGCGCTGCCCGGAAACTGCATATCCGGATTGTCAAAAAAGATAACTATCTATATGTAAGCAACAATCTGCAACCTAAAGAAACGCTTGCGGAGTCTACAGGTATAGGATTAAGCAATATTATCAGTCGTTACCAATTGCTGACTACTGAGGAGGTCATTATTAACGATCAAAACGGAAACTTTGAAGTAGGCTTACCGCTGCTGTCTGTAAAATCTGAATCATGA
- a CDS encoding LytR/AlgR family response regulator transcription factor has protein sequence MNIIIIEDEMPSARLLKRKVENMGYAVTALLHSVEEAKAWLLSNPEPELIFLDIQLSDGLSFEIFEEVTVQSAIIFTTAYDEFVLRAFKMNSIDYLLKPIIEEELKFAFEKFLKLQRSSETVDLNEIRSLLKLTKKESYKERFTIKIGQTIKVIDIQDIACIYSEHKGTYLWTRQGNNYLLDITLDKVEKMIDPNRFFRISRSHIIQIDSIREIAVHSNSRLRIYLQPDPDQEMIVSRERVSDFKTWLEK, from the coding sequence ATGAATATAATAATTATAGAAGACGAAATGCCTTCTGCACGCCTGCTGAAGCGGAAGGTAGAAAATATGGGATATGCTGTGACTGCACTTCTGCACTCGGTAGAAGAAGCTAAAGCATGGCTTTTGTCCAATCCGGAACCGGAACTTATATTTCTGGATATACAATTGTCTGACGGACTTTCCTTTGAGATCTTTGAAGAGGTGACTGTACAATCCGCGATCATATTTACAACTGCCTATGATGAGTTTGTGTTGCGTGCATTCAAGATGAACAGTATTGATTATCTGCTCAAACCTATTATTGAGGAAGAACTGAAGTTTGCATTTGAAAAATTTCTGAAATTGCAGCGCAGTTCAGAGACTGTAGACCTGAATGAAATCCGATCGCTCTTAAAACTCACAAAAAAAGAGTCTTACAAAGAAAGGTTTACCATAAAGATCGGACAAACGATCAAGGTAATTGATATACAAGACATTGCCTGTATTTATAGTGAACACAAAGGAACTTACCTGTGGACACGTCAGGGAAATAACTATTTGCTTGACATCACTTTAGATAAGGTGGAAAAGATGATTGATCCCAACCGGTTTTTCAGGATCAGTCGCAGCCATATTATCCAGATAGACAGTATTAGAGAAATTGCGGTACATTCCAACTCCCGGCTGCGCATATATCTGCAGCCAGATCCGGATCAGGAAATGATCGTCAGCAGGGAACGGGTAAGTGATTTCAAAACCTGGCTCGAAAAGTAG
- a CDS encoding S41 family peptidase, with the protein MIKHFLCSLGISLSSLLSVHAQSQASFFSYPTLSPDGQTIVFSYDGDLWKVSADGGLALRLTAMSGTEIAPRISPDGKWLAFSSNQNGNLDVYIMPLEGGDIRQLTYHDAGDEVDSWSWDSKSIYFTSARYNRFSSYKVAVNGGTAERMFPHYFNTIHNVVETPSGELLFNDSWESNFAANRKRYKGAFNPDILSYSPKQKQFKQYTDYAGKDFWPSVDQKGTIYFASDEVNGEYNLYSFVNGQKTGLTKFSTSIKRPSVSANGSKIVFEKDYQLFLYDVATKKTIQPKIAISRNLVLNKQQEFDVKDNISNVDVSPDGKKMAFVSRGELFVSDIEGKFVRQMPGQGERIVEVKWLKDNKTLLFNQTYQGYLNWFTIAADGREQAKQLTKDLRNNRIIEFNKDRTLGVYLSGRDEVRTLDLHTLKSNTVVKDEIWAFQNSSPSFSPDGNYILFTAYRNFEQDIMLHNLKTNSTINLTNTGVSELTPTWSPDGKYIYFASNRTKPSYPTGVQNASIYRMALENFDEDYRISKFDELFKETEKVKKDTTAQKKTPADKDKKEPVKTASADKPVVTIDTKGLLDRITLVSPAFGTQLDPVVFQKGDKTYVFYSSNHGEGRGALYRTVIEPFTPNKTEKVADGGIGALFETGGKYYALSKGAIQKYNIEANKFDKVDISLKFQRNLEKEFSQMFYETWAGIEENFYDGTFHGIDWSAVKKQYEAYLPNINNRADLRILLNDMLGELNASHLGFNSSGPEERKSFTAVTNEIGVVYDAKDPWKVSQIIVNSPASRKGVDIKEGDILLAVNGQSIDKTRDRDSYFTLPSLAEEMALTFSRQGKEINVNIRPQPANAQREQLYDEWIKANRAKVDGMSNNRIAYSHMKNMGGEELNRFLLDMAEQENNKDAIILDLRYNTGGNVHDEVLRFLSQRPYLQWQYRDGKRAPQSNFAPAAKPIVLLINEQSLSDAEMTAAGFKALKLGKIIGTETYRWIIFTSAKGLVDGSMYRVPAWGCYTLDGQDLELTGVSPDIYIKNTFVDRLEGKDPQLEKAIQEILKDLK; encoded by the coding sequence ATGATCAAACATTTTCTTTGTTCACTGGGAATTTCTCTGAGCAGTCTGCTTAGTGTACATGCACAGTCCCAGGCATCCTTCTTCTCGTATCCCACACTGAGTCCGGACGGACAAACAATTGTATTCAGTTACGACGGCGATCTGTGGAAAGTCTCCGCCGACGGAGGTCTGGCGCTACGGCTCACCGCTATGTCGGGAACGGAGATCGCTCCCCGGATTTCTCCTGATGGCAAATGGCTTGCCTTCTCTTCGAACCAGAATGGCAATTTGGATGTATATATCATGCCACTGGAAGGTGGTGATATCCGGCAGTTGACCTACCACGATGCCGGTGACGAAGTAGACAGCTGGAGTTGGGATAGCAAGAGTATATACTTTACTTCTGCCAGATACAACAGATTCAGCAGCTATAAGGTTGCTGTAAACGGGGGAACTGCGGAAAGGATGTTTCCGCATTATTTCAATACCATTCATAATGTGGTAGAAACTCCTTCCGGGGAACTGCTGTTCAATGATTCCTGGGAAAGTAATTTTGCGGCTAACCGCAAGCGCTATAAAGGAGCCTTCAATCCGGACATTCTTTCTTATTCTCCAAAGCAAAAACAATTCAAACAGTATACTGATTATGCGGGGAAAGATTTCTGGCCAAGTGTGGATCAAAAAGGAACGATTTACTTTGCATCGGATGAAGTAAACGGGGAATACAATCTGTATAGCTTTGTGAATGGACAGAAAACAGGGCTGACCAAATTTTCAACATCTATTAAGCGTCCTTCGGTTTCAGCAAACGGGTCAAAGATCGTTTTCGAGAAGGATTATCAGTTATTTTTATATGATGTTGCCACAAAGAAAACGATCCAGCCTAAGATAGCAATCAGCCGCAATCTGGTATTGAATAAGCAACAGGAGTTTGATGTCAAAGATAATATCAGCAATGTAGACGTTTCTCCTGATGGTAAAAAAATGGCTTTTGTCTCCCGCGGAGAATTGTTTGTGAGCGATATTGAAGGTAAGTTTGTACGGCAGATGCCTGGTCAGGGCGAACGTATTGTAGAAGTCAAATGGCTCAAAGACAATAAAACCTTACTCTTTAATCAGACTTACCAGGGATATCTCAACTGGTTTACGATAGCTGCAGACGGCAGGGAGCAGGCAAAACAATTGACAAAAGATCTTCGTAACAACAGGATTATCGAATTTAATAAAGACCGTACTCTTGGTGTTTATCTGAGTGGTCGGGATGAGGTACGTACATTAGACCTCCATACACTGAAAAGTAATACGGTCGTAAAAGATGAAATCTGGGCATTTCAAAATTCATCTCCATCTTTTTCGCCCGACGGCAACTATATCCTGTTTACAGCATACCGCAATTTTGAACAAGATATTATGCTGCATAACCTGAAGACGAACAGTACAATCAACCTTACCAATACAGGAGTATCCGAGCTTACTCCTACCTGGTCTCCGGATGGAAAGTATATTTATTTTGCAAGTAACCGGACAAAACCTTCCTACCCGACCGGAGTACAAAATGCCAGCATATACCGAATGGCACTGGAAAACTTTGATGAAGACTACCGTATCAGTAAGTTTGACGAACTCTTTAAAGAGACAGAGAAAGTAAAAAAAGATACGACAGCACAAAAGAAAACACCTGCAGATAAAGATAAAAAAGAACCTGTGAAAACGGCTTCTGCTGACAAGCCGGTGGTGACTATAGATACGAAGGGTTTACTGGATCGTATAACACTGGTCAGTCCGGCTTTCGGAACACAACTGGATCCTGTTGTATTTCAAAAAGGAGATAAAACCTATGTGTTCTATTCATCCAATCATGGAGAAGGACGGGGTGCATTATATCGTACTGTGATTGAACCTTTCACACCCAATAAAACTGAAAAGGTAGCTGATGGAGGCATCGGCGCTTTATTCGAAACCGGTGGCAAATATTATGCATTGAGCAAAGGAGCCATTCAGAAATATAATATAGAAGCAAATAAATTTGATAAAGTAGATATTTCATTGAAATTTCAGCGTAATCTGGAGAAAGAATTTTCGCAGATGTTTTATGAGACCTGGGCTGGCATAGAGGAAAACTTCTATGACGGAACTTTTCATGGAATAGACTGGTCAGCTGTGAAGAAGCAGTACGAAGCTTATCTGCCCAATATCAATAACAGAGCCGATCTGCGCATATTACTCAATGATATGCTAGGCGAGCTGAATGCTTCCCACTTGGGGTTCAATTCTTCAGGTCCTGAAGAACGCAAAAGCTTTACTGCTGTCACAAACGAGATTGGTGTGGTATATGATGCAAAGGATCCCTGGAAAGTATCACAGATCATTGTCAACAGTCCTGCATCCCGCAAAGGTGTAGACATTAAAGAGGGAGATATCCTGCTGGCAGTTAACGGGCAGAGCATAGATAAAACCAGAGACCGGGATTCCTATTTCACGTTACCTTCCTTAGCTGAAGAAATGGCATTGACATTCAGCCGTCAGGGCAAAGAAATCAACGTCAATATACGTCCGCAGCCGGCAAATGCACAACGGGAGCAGCTCTATGACGAATGGATCAAAGCAAACAGAGCTAAGGTTGACGGAATGAGCAACAACCGGATCGCCTATTCTCATATGAAAAATATGGGCGGTGAAGAGTTAAACCGTTTTTTACTGGATATGGCCGAACAGGAAAACAATAAAGATGCGATTATTCTGGATCTGCGCTACAATACCGGGGGTAATGTGCACGATGAAGTTCTGCGTTTCCTGTCCCAGCGTCCATATCTGCAATGGCAATACCGGGACGGTAAGCGGGCTCCTCAAAGTAATTTTGCTCCTGCCGCCAAACCGATTGTGTTGCTGATCAATGAGCAATCACTCAGTGATGCAGAGATGACTGCAGCGGGATTCAAGGCGCTGAAGCTGGGTAAGATTATCGGAACCGAAACTTACCGCTGGATTATCTTCACCTCTGCGAAGGGATTAGTGGACGGATCCATGTACAGAGTACCGGCCTGGGGATGTTATACCTTAGATGGTCAGGATCTGGAGTTGACAGGGGTGTCTCCGGATATCTATATCAAGAATACATTTGTGGACCGTTTAGAAGGAAAGGATCCGCAGCTGGAAAAAGCAATTCAGGAAATCCTGAAAGATTTAAAATAA
- a CDS encoding efflux RND transporter periplasmic adaptor subunit, protein MKRIIMFMSLFALLYQTSCTAKKEKKEEVAEYTVTSPLRVDTSFTKEYVSQIRSVQNIEIRAQEKGFLEKIFVDEGQYVSAGQTLFRIMPQLYQAELLKAKAEVEQATIELENASTLASNNIVSKNEKAMAKAKLDAANAEMKLAQIHLSFTDIKAPFSGIINRIPLKQGSLVDEGDLMTSLSNNTEMYSYFNVSEPEYLNYQTHINDRGSKEVTLIMANGEAFPKKGQIQTIEGEFDNETGNIAFRAKFANPDKLLRNGETGKIQMVLPLKNAMIIPQKATYEIQDQKYVFVIDKNGIAKSRNIKIAYEIPDLYVISSGLADGDRFLLEGVQKVKDDQKVQTKFQEPEKVMQSLKLKAE, encoded by the coding sequence ATGAAGAGAATTATCATGTTCATGAGCTTGTTTGCATTATTATACCAAACAAGCTGTACTGCTAAAAAAGAAAAAAAAGAAGAAGTAGCAGAGTACACCGTTACCAGTCCGTTAAGAGTAGACACCTCTTTCACGAAGGAGTATGTTTCACAGATCCGCTCTGTACAAAACATCGAAATCCGCGCTCAGGAAAAAGGCTTTCTGGAAAAGATCTTTGTAGATGAAGGTCAGTATGTAAGTGCAGGCCAGACACTATTCCGTATCATGCCGCAACTGTATCAGGCAGAATTGCTGAAAGCAAAAGCGGAAGTAGAACAGGCAACAATAGAGCTGGAAAATGCCAGCACACTGGCTTCCAATAACATTGTTTCTAAAAATGAAAAAGCTATGGCTAAAGCCAAACTGGATGCTGCCAATGCCGAAATGAAGCTGGCACAGATTCACTTATCATTTACAGATATCAAAGCTCCGTTTTCGGGTATAATCAACCGTATTCCGCTGAAACAGGGAAGTCTTGTTGATGAAGGTGATCTGATGACATCCCTTTCAAATAACACAGAAATGTACAGTTACTTCAACGTCTCAGAGCCTGAGTATCTAAACTATCAGACACATATCAATGACAGAGGAAGTAAGGAGGTAACCTTGATTATGGCTAACGGGGAGGCTTTTCCTAAAAAAGGACAAATACAGACTATCGAAGGTGAGTTTGACAATGAAACAGGAAATATTGCTTTCCGTGCGAAATTTGCAAACCCTGATAAACTGTTGCGAAACGGTGAAACCGGAAAAATACAAATGGTACTGCCGCTGAAAAATGCAATGATTATCCCGCAAAAAGCAACTTACGAGATTCAGGATCAAAAATATGTCTTTGTAATAGATAAAAACGGAATAGCGAAATCCAGAAACATTAAAATCGCCTATGAGATTCCGGATCTCTATGTGATCAGTTCGGGTCTTGCAGACGGGGACCGCTTCTTACTGGAGGGAGTACAGAAAGTAAAAGATGATCAAAAGGTACAAACGAAGTTTCAGGAGCCGGAAAAAGTGATGCAATCGTTGAAATTAAAAGCAGAGTAA
- a CDS encoding efflux RND transporter permease subunit — MFKKFIRRPVLSIVISLIILFLGILSLAKLPVTQFPSISPPKVNITASYPGANNELLIKSVVIPLERGLNGVPGMKYMTSDAGNDGEASIQVVFDLGTDPNVAAVNVQNRVSSVVNKLPPLVVREGVKITREEPNMLMYINLYSDDPKADQKFLFNYADINVMSELRRVSGVGFADILGTREYAMRIWLKPDRLTAYNISSDEVMEALNQQSLEASPGKTGESSGKRSQSFEYILKYPGRFNNETDYGNIILKAKSGGEFVRLKDVADVEFGSSMYDIYSTLNGKPSAAITVKQSYGSNASDVIKNVKELMTDLQKNNFPKGMHYDISYDVSRFLDASIEKVVHTLFEAFILVAIVVFLFLGDWRSTLIPALAVPVSLVGTFAIMSAFGITLNMISLFALVMAIGVVVDDAIVVIEAVHAKMEEKNLSPLKATEEAMHEISGAIIAITLVMASVFIPVAFMSGPVGVFYRQFSITMVSSIMLSGVAALTLTPALCALILKNNHGKPKKKTWISKFLDSFNNMFTKGAGRYEKLLNKTVTKKAFTLPLLLAFCICTFFLSNSLPSGFIPGEDQGMIYAIIQTPPGSTLERTNQIAKELLRESEDIDGVQSVSSLAGYEILTEGTGSNSGTCLINLKSWEERKESAAEIIEKLEEKAKNIPGANIEFFQPPSIPGYGAAGGFELRLLDKAGSGDYQKMEQVSNDFVKELKKRPELGSAFTFYSASFPQYMLKIDNDLAEQKGVTIEKAMDNLSTLIGSNYETSFIRFDRPYKVIVQAGPQYRALPTDLLKLYVKNDKDQMVPYSDFMHLEKVYGLSEITRHNMYNSAEVSGSPAPGYSSGQAIKAIQEVANSKLPRGFGIDWAGISKDEVSRGNEAIYIFLICLGFVYLILSAQYESFILPLPVILSLPTGIFGAFLCLKLLGLENNIYAQVAMVMLIGLLGKNAVLIVEFAVQKKAEEGISVVKAAIEGATIRFRPILMTSFAFIAGLIPLVMATGPGALGNRTIGTAAAGGMFIGTIFGLLIIPGLYYIFGTIAERSRLAKYEEENPLTEKTEPYEHDGKFED; from the coding sequence ATGTTTAAGAAATTTATTCGCAGACCCGTTCTGTCTATAGTAATCTCACTGATTATACTATTTTTAGGAATACTTTCACTGGCCAAACTTCCGGTGACACAGTTTCCGTCCATCTCTCCGCCCAAGGTAAATATTACCGCCTCGTATCCCGGAGCGAACAACGAACTATTGATTAAATCGGTAGTTATTCCGTTAGAAAGAGGTCTGAACGGTGTACCGGGCATGAAATATATGACTTCAGATGCCGGTAATGACGGCGAAGCATCTATACAGGTTGTATTCGATCTGGGTACAGATCCGAATGTTGCAGCCGTGAATGTACAGAACCGTGTATCTTCTGTAGTCAATAAACTGCCTCCCTTGGTTGTCCGTGAAGGGGTAAAAATCACACGTGAAGAACCCAACATGCTGATGTACATCAACTTGTACAGTGATGACCCTAAAGCCGACCAGAAGTTTCTCTTCAACTATGCGGATATCAACGTGATGTCCGAATTGAGACGGGTAAGTGGTGTGGGCTTTGCAGATATACTGGGTACACGTGAATACGCTATGCGCATCTGGCTGAAGCCAGATCGGTTGACGGCCTATAACATCTCTTCCGATGAGGTCATGGAAGCCCTAAACCAACAGAGTCTGGAGGCTTCTCCCGGAAAAACAGGAGAGAGTTCCGGTAAACGTTCCCAATCTTTCGAGTACATTCTGAAATATCCGGGTCGCTTCAATAATGAAACAGACTATGGAAACATTATCCTAAAAGCCAAATCCGGAGGTGAATTTGTACGCTTGAAAGATGTGGCCGATGTAGAGTTTGGTTCATCTATGTACGATATTTATTCCACCCTGAACGGCAAGCCTTCAGCTGCAATCACCGTAAAGCAATCCTACGGATCCAATGCCAGCGACGTTATCAAAAATGTAAAAGAACTGATGACGGATCTTCAAAAGAACAACTTTCCAAAAGGTATGCACTATGATATCAGTTATGATGTATCCCGGTTTTTGGATGCCTCTATCGAAAAAGTAGTTCATACCCTGTTTGAGGCTTTCATACTGGTGGCGATTGTGGTGTTTCTGTTTCTTGGGGACTGGCGCTCTACGCTGATTCCGGCACTTGCTGTACCGGTGTCACTGGTAGGTACATTTGCTATCATGTCGGCGTTCGGTATTACCTTAAATATGATTTCGCTTTTTGCACTGGTGATGGCCATAGGAGTGGTAGTCGATGATGCGATCGTAGTCATCGAGGCCGTGCACGCCAAGATGGAGGAGAAGAATCTGTCTCCGCTCAAAGCGACAGAAGAAGCCATGCATGAGATCAGCGGTGCCATTATAGCCATTACATTGGTCATGGCTTCTGTATTTATTCCGGTAGCCTTTATGTCCGGTCCTGTTGGTGTATTCTACCGGCAGTTTTCCATCACAATGGTGTCTTCCATTATGCTCTCAGGAGTTGCAGCCCTGACATTAACTCCGGCTTTATGTGCACTGATCCTTAAAAACAATCATGGAAAACCGAAAAAGAAAACATGGATCAGCAAATTTCTGGACAGCTTCAACAATATGTTTACCAAAGGTGCCGGAAGATATGAGAAGCTGTTGAATAAAACGGTTACTAAGAAAGCTTTTACTCTTCCTTTGTTACTGGCCTTCTGTATCTGTACCTTCTTTTTAAGTAATTCTCTCCCTTCCGGATTTATACCGGGAGAAGATCAGGGAATGATCTATGCTATTATTCAGACGCCACCGGGATCAACACTGGAAAGGACCAACCAGATTGCAAAAGAACTGTTAAGAGAATCAGAAGATATCGATGGCGTACAATCCGTATCATCGCTGGCAGGATATGAAATCCTGACAGAAGGTACGGGATCCAACTCCGGAACCTGTCTTATCAATCTCAAAAGTTGGGAAGAACGGAAGGAATCTGCCGCAGAAATCATTGAAAAACTGGAAGAAAAGGCCAAAAATATCCCGGGTGCAAACATAGAGTTCTTTCAGCCACCATCCATTCCAGGCTACGGGGCTGCCGGAGGTTTTGAACTTCGTCTGCTGGATAAAGCAGGAAGCGGAGACTATCAAAAAATGGAACAGGTAAGCAATGATTTTGTGAAGGAACTGAAAAAACGTCCTGAACTGGGTTCTGCCTTTACATTTTACTCTGCCAGTTTTCCGCAGTATATGCTGAAAATAGATAACGATCTGGCTGAACAAAAAGGTGTAACCATAGAAAAAGCTATGGACAACCTGTCTACACTGATAGGTTCCAACTATGAAACCAGTTTCATTCGCTTTGACCGACCTTATAAAGTGATCGTACAGGCTGGACCGCAATACCGGGCTTTACCGACAGATTTATTGAAACTGTATGTAAAAAATGATAAGGATCAGATGGTTCCCTATTCTGATTTTATGCATCTGGAAAAAGTATATGGTCTGTCTGAGATCACCAGACATAATATGTATAACTCTGCAGAGGTGAGCGGATCTCCGGCTCCTGGCTACAGTAGCGGGCAGGCCATTAAGGCTATTCAGGAGGTCGCAAACAGCAAGCTTCCAAGAGGATTTGGTATCGATTGGGCCGGTATCTCCAAAGATGAGGTAAGCCGTGGAAATGAAGCGATTTATATTTTCCTGATCTGTCTGGGATTTGTGTATCTGATCCTGTCAGCTCAGTATGAAAGCTTTATCCTTCCGCTTCCTGTTATCCTCTCTTTACCAACAGGTATATTCGGAGCCTTTTTATGCTTAAAATTATTAGGCCTTGAAAATAATATCTATGCACAGGTAGCTATGGTTATGCTGATCGGTCTGCTAGGCAAGAATGCCGTACTGATTGTTGAATTTGCCGTACAGAAAAAGGCGGAAGAAGGAATATCGGTGGTAAAAGCAGCTATAGAAGGAGCGACAATCCGATTCCGTCCTATCCTGATGACCTCATTTGCATTTATTGCCGGTCTGATCCCGTTAGTGATGGCGACAGGTCCGGGAGCTTTAGGAAACCGTACCATCGGTACTGCGGCGGCAGGAGGAATGTTTATCGGAACCATCTTCGGACTGCTGATTATTCCGGGATTATACTACATCTTCGGAACAATAGCGGAAAGATCACGACTGGCAAAATATGAAGAAGAAAATCCATTAACAGAAAAAACTGAACCTTATGAACATGATGGAAAATTCGAAGACTAA
- a CDS encoding TolC family protein — translation MNMMENSKTKSIITAIAFALMLAGCKAPKATIVKDEVKENIPLNFQSGEQQDTVQNSGTTPWRQFFTDPNLVALIETALKNNQELLITLQEIEIAKSGVLYKNGKLSPTVAAKLGAGVSKAGRYTSEGAGDATTEIEPGKEMPDPLGNFEGGLVANWEVDIWKKLRTEKQAAIAHYLATVEGKNFVLSNLIEEVADNYYELLALDNQLDIVQQYIKLQERALEISKIQKEAAATTELAVKKFEAELSKSKATAYTIHQEITEKENQINALLGRYPQPVVRTKESFMSTIAQPVYTGIPSQLLANRPDIKEAELELKAAKLDVEAARKEFYPSLEISAALGLEAFKPSYLVKMPESIAFGLAGELAGPLINKSAIKANFQTADARQLQALYEYDKTILNAYLDIANLMSKVKNIDQYYKMKSQETQALDESIEIANQLFKNSRADYLEVLLNQRDALDAKLELIEAKQKQLSTVVDIYKGLGGGWK, via the coding sequence ATGAACATGATGGAAAATTCGAAGACTAAGAGCATTATCACAGCGATTGCTTTCGCACTGATGCTGGCAGGATGTAAAGCCCCGAAGGCGACCATTGTAAAAGATGAGGTAAAAGAAAATATCCCTCTGAATTTTCAAAGTGGTGAACAGCAGGATACCGTACAGAACAGTGGTACAACGCCGTGGAGACAATTTTTCACGGATCCGAACCTTGTCGCACTTATTGAGACTGCTTTAAAAAATAATCAGGAGCTGCTGATTACTCTTCAGGAAATCGAGATAGCAAAAAGTGGTGTACTTTACAAAAACGGTAAATTAAGCCCGACTGTTGCTGCAAAACTCGGCGCAGGAGTAAGCAAAGCCGGCCGCTATACCAGTGAAGGAGCCGGAGATGCGACTACAGAGATAGAACCTGGAAAAGAAATGCCGGATCCCCTCGGAAATTTTGAAGGTGGGTTAGTCGCCAACTGGGAAGTGGATATCTGGAAAAAGCTACGGACAGAAAAGCAAGCTGCTATTGCTCACTATCTGGCCACTGTAGAAGGTAAAAACTTTGTGCTCTCCAACCTGATTGAAGAAGTGGCGGACAATTACTATGAATTGCTGGCGCTGGACAATCAGCTGGATATTGTACAACAATATATCAAATTGCAGGAAAGAGCTTTGGAGATCTCCAAAATTCAGAAAGAAGCTGCGGCAACAACAGAATTAGCAGTTAAAAAATTTGAAGCAGAACTATCCAAGTCCAAAGCTACGGCCTATACGATTCATCAGGAAATAACCGAAAAAGAGAATCAGATCAACGCTTTGCTGGGACGCTATCCGCAGCCTGTAGTCCGCACAAAAGAGAGCTTTATGTCGACAATAGCACAACCAGTGTATACAGGGATCCCGTCACAATTGCTGGCGAATCGCCCGGATATTAAAGAAGCTGAATTGGAATTAAAAGCAGCAAAACTGGATGTAGAAGCTGCCCGCAAAGAATTTTATCCGTCACTGGAAATTTCCGCTGCGCTGGGACTCGAAGCATTTAAACCTTCTTATCTGGTGAAAATGCCGGAGTCAATAGCCTTTGGTCTGGCAGGTGAACTCGCTGGTCCGCTGATCAACAAAAGTGCCATAAAAGCCAATTTCCAGACAGCAGATGCCAGACAGCTGCAGGCATTATACGAATACGACAAAACGATACTGAATGCCTATCTGGATATTGCAAACCTGATGTCCAAAGTGAAAAATATAGATCAGTACTATAAAATGAAATCACAGGAAACGCAGGCTTTGGACGAATCTATTGAGATCGCCAATCAGTTATTCAAAAATTCAAGAGCAGATTATCTGGAAGTACTCCTGAATCAACGGGATGCTCTGGATGCCAAACTGGAACTTATAGAAGCAAAGCAAAAACAACTAAGTACGGTTGTCGATATCTATAAAGGCCTTGGCGGGGGCTGGAAATAA